A genomic stretch from Alloyangia pacifica includes:
- a CDS encoding 2'-5' RNA ligase family protein: MMKYIIAFAIAPLSAIAQSEIIAIDVLIEPDQAMMEKAEEWNSRLRAELPQGFELDAAHAPHITLLQTFVLRDDMDAILAAVAKVGGQFDIDALTMEATGLYHVPAGEIGLQGIVIEPSQDLHAIQDEVIEAIEPFRKPAVGEEAFVPDPSGAPFDPQLFTYVDSFVAEQSGEKFNPHVTTGVGPIDWVEARETEPFEGFTFGAEGIAVYQLGNYGTAAERLSGK; the protein is encoded by the coding sequence ATGATGAAATACATTATTGCATTTGCCATTGCCCCTTTGTCCGCCATCGCACAGTCAGAGATCATCGCGATCGACGTCTTGATCGAGCCTGACCAGGCCATGATGGAAAAGGCTGAAGAGTGGAACTCGCGACTGCGGGCCGAACTGCCGCAGGGCTTCGAGCTTGACGCGGCTCATGCTCCACACATTACCCTGCTGCAAACCTTCGTCTTGCGTGATGACATGGACGCCATCCTCGCGGCGGTTGCAAAAGTCGGCGGCCAATTTGACATCGACGCACTCACGATGGAGGCGACCGGCCTTTACCATGTTCCCGCGGGAGAAATCGGCCTGCAGGGGATCGTCATCGAGCCATCGCAGGATCTGCACGCGATTCAGGATGAAGTCATTGAAGCGATTGAGCCTTTTCGCAAGCCAGCGGTCGGTGAAGAGGCGTTTGTACCGGACCCATCAGGAGCCCCCTTCGATCCCCAGCTCTTCACCTATGTTGATAGCTTCGTTGCCGAGCAGTCGGGCGAGAAGTTCAACCCGCACGTCACTACGGGTGTCGGTCCTATCGACTGGGTCGAAGCGCGAGAGACTGAGCCGTTCGAGGGGTTCACCTTCGGTGCTGAGGGCATCGCGGTGTATCAGCTTGGCAACTATGGGACCGCTGCTGAACGCCTGTCCGGAAAATAA